In one Mucilaginibacter sp. PAMB04168 genomic region, the following are encoded:
- a CDS encoding translocation/assembly module TamB domain-containing protein, producing the protein MLVLIQYKPVQTWAARKAAKYLSEELHTKVDIKSLYVKPFSSVVLEDFYVLDKQKDTLLRTPLLEVELSDFSIFNSLKDRHIEFKRIQLNNGSVYLKKLKDSTTNVQFIIDYFNRPADTIKKAGKPWTLNFDRIGISNFHFRYKNSLNRTATPHQVNFNDLDVSRFTTVLTGMDLKNHLFKGNLQNLTLHEKSGFIVKSLSVNATVDTNQIRLQNLFLATPNSRLKDYFRMRYKSFDDFSDFENKVVMDADLKSSHLSSTDIGYFTSSLGKINFELDLSGRASGKVNHIKARNLTVSAGQATYLKGNFELKGLPEWETTRLALDFDQLATNKKDLDNLYSRFTGTPNRKLPEFLAKFGNISFNGQLNGTQNNFNLKGTFKTLLGRLNPNINLRFNDKGVPAYKGTVAATNFNLAHLLDNSMLGRSTFSAKIDGSGDELKNLRTDLDAQINYLDFKGYTYHNISTKGSFKNQIAKANVKVADHNIKLNLTGNVNLKPASPQYQLAGTIKDARLNKLGFIKDTLTLSTTINTNFSGNNANNLQGFVSLTPTRVSTPHENYVVDSLMLTATGLGSNRTISLQSDLADGSIKGRFDLNTLPSYYKTIAKKYIPSLKTKIYKPGFQDFEFRLNLKNLDPALLIFAPDLKIPEGGTFVGRFNSANKTATLSGLIKTVQYGKMVFHDFIVDESTADSLLNLNVSLSKVDLTDSLYIKDINITNFLRNDSLNFNVKLSDKNATNQLDLYGLVEFGRDTTAKLKLLPSEVVLERESWRLTEQVRIRLLNGKTQVEGFELSNGEQHVRIDGFISSSAKDRLKLQFDKFRMSTLNQLTKSGGVLLGGALSGDVNLSAVLKAPGIDANMRIDSLMMNKTLVGDVKIVSDLDNERKRANVKMNILNRGLETLNIAGAYYLNKESGDKLDFDVRMDQTEAVIFAPFIKNLVSDVKGTISADLKLTGAPSNPQLNGDITLANTGVTVDYLKVPYTINDKLTVSNSVIKIDGMTLTDPRGGKAIANGTVDLTNISTPTLDINIQATKLMALNTTFRDNRLYYGTAFGTGRFSFTGPIDNMNIDIKAKTEEGTVFNIPLNTSATAGEYDFIRFVSHTDSTKVISSRNAFKGVTLNFDLSADEKTLVRITTDLGLLEGRGTASGLKLNINSLGDFDMRGDFLINSGKFEFTAKNFISKNFQINQGGSLRWTGNPSNAEINLNAIYELRANIAPLYQAAGQQSPQGTRQELVQAQLYLTRTLLQPNIEFDFNFPLNPSIKDDMGAYLSDVNNRNQQALSLIVRRQFAPGTGTNINEQVLGTATSAASEFFFNKLNSYIAQSTNFRSLDINIRSQSDASASLRLFNDRVLLNGSVYNALGTNDLFSNNSANIFNSGFRALTTDFNAEYLIRSDGQLRGRFSYRVLNTTTITSSISAAQYVNGLGLIYQRDFDTFGEFFRNLFRRGRTPSTPVQPSNSTTPAIIDDPDEE; encoded by the coding sequence ATGTTAGTTCTTATCCAGTACAAGCCGGTACAAACCTGGGCTGCCCGTAAAGCTGCAAAATACCTTTCGGAAGAGCTGCATACCAAGGTTGATATCAAGAGCCTTTACGTTAAGCCATTCTCGTCTGTTGTGTTGGAGGACTTTTATGTGCTCGACAAACAAAAAGACACGCTGCTACGCACCCCCCTGCTTGAAGTAGAGCTTAGCGATTTTTCGATCTTCAACAGCCTGAAAGACCGCCATATAGAGTTTAAGCGCATACAGTTGAATAACGGCTCTGTCTACCTAAAGAAGCTAAAAGATAGCACTACGAACGTACAATTCATTATAGATTATTTCAACCGCCCGGCAGATACCATAAAAAAAGCCGGCAAACCCTGGACACTAAATTTTGATCGTATTGGCATCAGTAATTTTCATTTCAGGTACAAAAATTCGTTAAACCGTACTGCTACCCCACATCAGGTTAATTTTAACGATTTGGATGTTAGTCGTTTTACTACCGTGCTTACCGGCATGGATTTGAAAAACCACCTTTTTAAGGGCAATCTGCAGAATTTAACACTGCATGAAAAAAGCGGGTTTATTGTTAAAAGCCTTTCTGTAAATGCAACGGTTGACACTAACCAGATCAGACTGCAAAACCTTTTTCTGGCTACGCCAAACTCCAGGCTGAAAGACTATTTTAGAATGCGCTATAAATCATTTGATGATTTTAGTGATTTCGAGAACAAGGTGGTGATGGATGCCGATTTGAAGAGCTCTCACTTATCATCAACAGATATTGGTTATTTTACCAGCTCATTAGGCAAAATCAACTTCGAACTTGATTTAAGCGGGCGTGCCAGCGGCAAGGTAAATCACATTAAAGCTCGTAACCTAACTGTATCTGCAGGTCAGGCTACTTACCTAAAAGGTAATTTTGAGCTGAAAGGGTTGCCCGAGTGGGAAACCACCCGCCTGGCGCTCGACTTTGACCAACTGGCCACTAATAAAAAAGATCTCGATAATTTATACAGCCGCTTTACTGGCACGCCCAACCGTAAACTTCCTGAGTTTTTGGCCAAGTTTGGCAACATCAGCTTTAATGGTCAGTTAAACGGCACCCAAAACAATTTTAATCTTAAAGGCACCTTTAAAACCTTACTGGGCCGCCTCAATCCTAACATTAATTTGCGGTTTAATGACAAGGGTGTTCCGGCTTACAAGGGCACTGTTGCAGCCACTAATTTTAATTTGGCTCATTTGCTGGATAACAGCATGCTTGGCCGCAGTACATTTTCTGCCAAGATTGATGGCAGCGGTGATGAGCTGAAAAATCTACGAACCGATCTGGATGCGCAAATAAACTACCTGGACTTTAAGGGATATACTTACCATAACATTAGCACTAAAGGCAGCTTTAAAAATCAGATTGCCAAAGCCAACGTTAAGGTGGCCGACCATAATATAAAGCTAAATTTAACCGGCAATGTGAATCTCAAACCTGCATCGCCACAATATCAGCTGGCCGGAACAATTAAAGACGCTCGGTTAAACAAGCTTGGTTTTATTAAAGACACGCTTACGCTAAGCACCACTATCAACACCAACTTTTCGGGTAACAACGCTAATAATTTACAGGGCTTTGTAAGCCTCACGCCTACCCGTGTAAGTACGCCGCATGAGAATTACGTGGTCGACTCGCTAATGTTAACGGCAACGGGCTTAGGCAGCAACCGCACCATCAGTCTGCAATCTGATCTGGCCGATGGCAGCATTAAAGGCCGGTTTGATTTAAATACCTTGCCGTCTTACTATAAAACCATTGCCAAAAAGTACATCCCCTCATTAAAGACCAAGATATACAAACCCGGTTTTCAAGACTTTGAGTTTAGGCTTAATCTCAAAAACCTCGATCCTGCTTTGCTCATTTTTGCACCCGATTTGAAAATACCGGAGGGCGGTACTTTCGTAGGCCGGTTCAATTCGGCTAATAAAACCGCTACGCTGAGCGGCCTTATTAAAACGGTACAGTACGGCAAGATGGTGTTTCATGATTTCATTGTGGATGAAAGCACCGCCGATAGTTTATTGAACCTTAACGTCTCGTTAAGTAAAGTGGATTTAACCGATAGCTTGTACATTAAAGATATTAACATTACCAACTTTTTACGTAATGACAGCCTGAACTTTAACGTAAAACTATCAGATAAAAACGCCACCAACCAATTAGACTTATATGGCCTGGTGGAGTTTGGACGCGACACCACGGCTAAGCTTAAGCTACTGCCATCTGAGGTAGTTTTGGAGCGCGAATCATGGCGACTTACAGAGCAGGTTCGTATACGCTTGCTGAACGGTAAAACCCAGGTTGAAGGATTTGAACTGAGTAACGGTGAGCAGCATGTACGTATTGACGGTTTCATATCATCGAGCGCAAAGGATAGACTAAAGTTGCAGTTTGACAAATTCAGAATGTCTACGCTTAACCAATTAACCAAGTCGGGCGGGGTATTGCTGGGAGGCGCTCTCAGCGGTGATGTAAATTTAAGTGCCGTATTGAAAGCGCCTGGCATAGATGCCAATATGCGCATTGATTCGCTCATGATGAACAAGACCCTGGTGGGCGATGTAAAAATCGTATCAGACCTGGACAATGAGCGTAAGCGGGCCAACGTAAAAATGAACATCCTTAACCGAGGGCTGGAGACGCTGAATATAGCCGGCGCTTACTATCTTAATAAGGAATCGGGTGATAAGTTGGATTTCGATGTCCGCATGGATCAAACGGAGGCGGTTATTTTTGCACCGTTTATCAAGAATTTGGTTTCTGATGTTAAAGGCACCATTTCGGCTGACTTGAAACTTACAGGCGCTCCATCTAACCCGCAACTGAACGGTGATATCACCCTTGCTAACACCGGCGTTACGGTTGACTATTTGAAAGTACCTTACACCATTAATGACAAACTCACGGTAAGCAACAGCGTTATCAAGATTGACGGCATGACGCTGACCGACCCAAGAGGCGGCAAGGCAATAGCTAATGGCACGGTAGACTTAACTAACATTTCCACTCCTACTTTAGACATTAACATACAAGCAACCAAGTTGATGGCGCTAAATACTACTTTTAGAGATAACCGCCTCTATTATGGTACCGCCTTTGGTACCGGCCGCTTTAGCTTCACCGGCCCGATTGATAATATGAATATCGACATCAAGGCCAAGACTGAAGAAGGTACGGTATTCAATATTCCGTTAAACACATCGGCCACAGCAGGTGAATACGATTTTATACGCTTTGTGAGCCACACCGATTCTACTAAGGTTATTTCGAGCAGAAATGCGTTCAAAGGCGTAACGCTGAACTTTGACCTTTCGGCAGATGAGAAAACATTAGTGCGCATCACAACAGACTTAGGTTTACTGGAAGGCCGCGGAACCGCCAGTGGGCTTAAACTTAACATTAACAGCCTGGGCGATTTTGATATGCGGGGCGACTTCCTGATCAATTCGGGTAAATTTGAATTTACGGCCAAAAACTTTATCAGCAAAAACTTTCAAATTAACCAGGGTGGTTCACTACGCTGGACAGGAAATCCATCAAATGCCGAGATCAATCTAAACGCCATCTATGAGTTAAGAGCTAATATTGCGCCATTGTACCAAGCCGCTGGCCAGCAATCACCACAGGGCACAAGGCAGGAATTGGTACAGGCGCAGCTTTATTTAACACGTACCTTGCTACAACCTAACATTGAATTTGATTTTAACTTCCCGCTCAATCCAAGCATTAAGGATGATATGGGTGCCTATCTTTCGGACGTTAATAACCGTAACCAGCAGGCATTAAGCTTAATTGTAAGACGGCAGTTTGCCCCTGGTACAGGTACCAATATCAATGAGCAGGTTTTAGGTACGGCAACATCCGCAGCCAGCGAGTTTTTCTTTAACAAACTCAATAGCTATATTGCACAATCAACCAATTTCCGAAGTCTGGATATCAATATACGCTCACAAAGTGACGCCAGTGCATCACTGCGATTATTTAACGATCGTGTTTTGCTTAACGGAAGTGTATACAACGCGTTAGGGACTAATGACCTTTTTAGCAATAATTCGGCTAATATCTTCAACTCTGGTTTTAGGGCATTAACAACCGACTTCAATGCAGAATATCTTATCCGTAGCGATGGCCAGTTACGGGGCAGGTTTTCTTATCGCGTGTTGAATACCACTACAATTACTAGTTCAATCTCTGCTGCACAGTATGTTAATGGTTTGGGCTTGATCTATCAACGTGATTTTGATACGTTTGGCGAGTTTTTCAGGAATTTGTTCAGGAGAGGCAGAACGCCTTCTACACCAGTACAGCCGTCAAACAGTACAACGCCGGCTATTATTGACGACCCGGACGAAGAGTAA
- a CDS encoding molybdopterin molybdotransferase MoeA, whose protein sequence is MIAVSEALQLVNDQAQSFPPEEIDLLQSVGRILAQPVIADRDFPPFHRATMDGIAVNSAAFQNGIRQFPIEDIQPAGHPQKQLYNPDKCIEIMTGAMLPIGTDAVIRYEDIEIAEQVAQVNLDAVTPYQNVHLQGTDEKAEQILVKPGVKITPAIIAIMASVGLSRVKVYCLPRIAVCATGDELVPVTQQPKPHQIRQSNSYMLLAALQEEGIKATGYHLPDEPMGMTTQLSTMLQQYDVLLFSGAVSKGKFDYLPQVLQQLGMQTVFHSIAQKPGKPLLFGKFKSGVLAFGFPGNPVSTWVCFQLYFKAWLYSSLRVPLSTIKAELGKSTTFKPALTYHVLVRLSSQENKIIATPVDTSTSGDMVNLMQAEGFISLPAEQIQFEVGQIFNVQLF, encoded by the coding sequence ATGATAGCTGTATCTGAGGCGCTGCAACTCGTAAATGATCAAGCACAAAGCTTCCCCCCCGAGGAGATCGATCTGCTACAATCTGTCGGCCGCATATTGGCTCAGCCGGTAATTGCCGACCGCGACTTCCCTCCTTTTCACCGCGCCACAATGGATGGCATAGCTGTTAACAGTGCTGCGTTTCAAAATGGAATTCGACAATTCCCTATTGAGGATATTCAGCCGGCAGGGCACCCGCAAAAGCAATTATACAATCCCGATAAGTGTATCGAAATAATGACCGGCGCTATGCTGCCTATAGGTACGGACGCGGTGATCAGGTATGAGGATATAGAGATAGCCGAACAGGTGGCACAGGTAAACCTGGATGCTGTAACGCCTTACCAAAATGTGCATCTGCAAGGTACCGATGAAAAGGCAGAACAGATATTGGTTAAACCGGGTGTTAAAATTACGCCGGCAATAATAGCAATAATGGCATCGGTGGGGCTGAGCAGGGTAAAGGTTTATTGCCTGCCACGCATAGCCGTTTGTGCAACCGGAGATGAACTGGTACCGGTAACCCAACAACCCAAACCACATCAAATAAGGCAATCAAATAGTTACATGCTCTTAGCTGCGCTACAGGAAGAGGGTATTAAGGCCACCGGTTATCATTTACCCGATGAACCTATGGGCATGACGACACAGCTATCAACTATGCTTCAGCAGTATGACGTGCTACTCTTTTCGGGGGCGGTTTCTAAAGGTAAGTTTGACTACCTGCCACAGGTTTTACAGCAATTGGGTATGCAAACTGTTTTTCACAGTATTGCACAAAAGCCGGGTAAGCCCCTGTTGTTTGGCAAGTTTAAAAGCGGCGTGCTTGCATTTGGTTTTCCTGGTAACCCGGTTTCTACCTGGGTCTGTTTCCAGTTGTACTTTAAAGCCTGGTTATACAGTTCGCTTAGGGTACCGCTATCAACTATTAAAGCTGAGCTTGGTAAAAGCACCACCTTTAAACCAGCGCTTACCTATCATGTGTTGGTACGCCTGTCGAGCCAGGAGAATAAGATAATTGCTACGCCGGTGGATACCTCAACATCGGGTGATATGGTGAATTTAATGCAGGCCGAAGGATTTATCAGTTTACCTGCGGAGCAAATTCAGTTTGAGGTTGGGCAAATATTTAACGTTCAGCTTTTTTAA
- a CDS encoding HesA/MoeB/ThiF family protein, whose amino-acid sequence METFSHTEPTSSFNNRYSRQMQLANFGEAAQQKLSKASVLVVGAGGLGVPVLQYLTGMGVGKIGIIDHDVISSTNLHRQVLYNESEVGQSKAAVAAAKLQGLNRDVSFQVYNEAIIPQNALPIIQKYDVVIDATDNFSARYLLNDACVILNKPLVYGAVQQYEGHVSVFNYRGGPTYRCLYPTAPVASEIPDCNTAGVLGVVPGIVGCQQALQAIKVITGVGQTLSGYLQIFDFLQDEQYKIKLKAKPANRQLSTLQPSYDAVVCNTVAPLSVEELYDWYEAGKSFKLIDVREADEFADEHLKAAVSMPLMQFKPADITLQTDIPIVTFCQKGARSNKAAQMLQAYYPTATIYSVIGGMEYWQDEFDDEYILTSEALPGEKLGGTL is encoded by the coding sequence ATGGAAACGTTTTCACATACAGAACCAACCTCTTCTTTCAACAATCGGTACTCCCGCCAAATGCAATTGGCTAATTTTGGTGAAGCGGCGCAACAAAAGTTAAGCAAAGCCAGTGTGTTGGTTGTAGGTGCCGGAGGACTTGGTGTGCCCGTTCTGCAATATTTAACAGGGATGGGCGTAGGCAAAATTGGCATTATAGATCATGATGTTATTAGCTCTACTAATCTGCATAGACAGGTTTTGTACAACGAGAGCGAGGTTGGCCAAAGCAAAGCAGCAGTGGCCGCCGCTAAACTACAAGGCCTGAACCGCGACGTGAGCTTTCAAGTGTATAACGAAGCCATAATACCCCAAAACGCGTTACCTATCATCCAAAAATATGATGTAGTAATAGATGCAACCGATAATTTCAGTGCCCGCTATTTGCTGAATGATGCCTGCGTTATACTCAACAAGCCGCTAGTGTATGGTGCTGTGCAACAGTATGAAGGGCATGTAAGCGTATTTAACTATCGGGGTGGGCCAACCTATCGGTGCCTTTATCCAACGGCGCCAGTGGCAAGTGAGATACCCGATTGCAATACGGCGGGTGTATTGGGTGTTGTGCCAGGTATTGTAGGTTGCCAGCAAGCCCTGCAAGCTATTAAAGTTATTACCGGCGTTGGGCAAACACTATCAGGCTACCTGCAGATATTTGACTTTTTGCAGGATGAGCAATATAAAATAAAATTGAAAGCCAAGCCTGCTAACAGGCAGCTAAGCACTTTGCAGCCAAGCTACGATGCGGTCGTTTGTAATACTGTAGCACCGCTTTCGGTAGAGGAATTATATGACTGGTACGAAGCTGGAAAAAGTTTTAAACTGATTGATGTTCGTGAGGCAGATGAGTTTGCTGATGAACATTTGAAAGCGGCTGTTTCGATGCCTTTAATGCAGTTTAAGCCAGCTGATATTACTTTGCAAACAGATATACCCATAGTTACATTTTGCCAAAAAGGCGCCCGTAGCAACAAAGCTGCTCAAATGTTGCAAGCTTACTACCCCACTGCAACTATCTATAGTGTAATTGGAGGGATGGAATATTGGCAGGATGAGTTCGACGATGAGTATATTTTAACATCGGAGGCCCTCCCCGGTGAAAAATTAGGAGGGACCTTATGA
- the moaA gene encoding GTP 3',8-cyclase MoaA translates to MKQSLLIDKYGRQLNYLRLSVTDRCNFRCYYCMPEEGINFAPRKELMTFDEMLLLSTTFCNLGISKIRITGGEPFVRNGIMPFLKKLSVVKGLNEITVTSNGTLSAKYQAELLQMGIRKINISLDSLSRERFEHITRRDTFDSVYAGIFKLLDNGFEVKLNCVVAENKNIQDIVPFIELTKNHSLSVRFLEEMPFNGSDGSQVQSDWDYKRIYGHIEQYYPEINRLISDANSTSVNYKISGYKGSFGIIPSFSRTFCGTCNRIRLSATGELRTCLYGPPVINLRDLLRKGASIDDLEQAILHAVSQRERDGYAAEVASKGAIHTSMSVLGG, encoded by the coding sequence ATGAAGCAGAGCTTATTGATTGATAAATATGGCAGGCAGCTGAATTACCTGCGGCTTTCGGTAACCGACCGCTGCAATTTCAGATGCTATTACTGCATGCCCGAAGAAGGCATCAACTTTGCTCCGCGCAAAGAGTTGATGACTTTTGACGAGATGCTGCTTTTATCAACCACTTTCTGTAACCTGGGTATATCCAAAATACGTATTACCGGCGGCGAGCCTTTTGTGCGTAATGGTATTATGCCTTTTCTCAAAAAGTTGAGTGTTGTAAAAGGCTTAAACGAAATTACGGTTACCAGTAATGGTACGCTCTCTGCCAAATACCAGGCTGAGTTATTGCAAATGGGTATCCGCAAGATCAATATCAGTTTGGATTCATTGAGCCGCGAGCGCTTTGAACATATAACACGCCGCGACACCTTCGACAGCGTTTATGCCGGCATTTTCAAGCTGCTGGATAACGGCTTCGAGGTAAAACTAAACTGCGTGGTAGCCGAGAATAAAAATATTCAGGACATTGTGCCCTTTATTGAACTTACCAAAAATCATTCACTATCCGTACGTTTTCTGGAAGAAATGCCTTTCAACGGCAGCGACGGATCGCAGGTACAGTCAGACTGGGATTACAAGCGTATCTATGGTCACATCGAGCAATATTATCCTGAAATTAACCGCTTAATCAGCGATGCCAATTCAACTTCGGTTAATTATAAAATATCGGGTTATAAAGGAAGTTTTGGGATTATCCCTTCCTTTAGCCGTACTTTTTGCGGCACCTGTAACCGTATCCGCCTTTCGGCAACGGGCGAACTGCGCACGTGCCTGTATGGCCCGCCTGTAATTAACCTGCGCGATTTATTGCGCAAAGGGGCCTCCATAGATGATTTAGAACAAGCTATATTGCATGCTGTAAGTCAGCGTGAGCGCGACGGCTATGCGGCCGAAGTTGCCAGTAAAGGTGCTATTCATACATCAATGTCGGTTTTGGGTGGATAG
- a CDS encoding molybdenum cofactor biosynthesis protein MoaE: protein MLIKLVEHIDLNEAYAYLHSAEAGAVNFFIGTVRNHSKGKEVIRLDFEAYDAMAIRQMEHLANEAYNKWPLVNLAIIHAVGAKYPGTPVVVIGVSSAHRDASFEACRFLIDELKKTVPIWKKEFYEDNSVWVNAHP, encoded by the coding sequence GTGTTAATTAAGTTAGTTGAACATATAGATTTGAATGAGGCGTATGCCTATCTGCATTCGGCCGAGGCTGGTGCCGTTAACTTTTTTATAGGTACGGTACGCAATCATTCAAAAGGCAAAGAAGTAATCAGGCTGGATTTTGAAGCTTATGATGCTATGGCCATCCGGCAAATGGAGCATTTGGCTAATGAGGCTTACAATAAATGGCCACTGGTTAATCTGGCTATAATACATGCGGTAGGCGCTAAATATCCTGGAACGCCGGTAGTTGTTATAGGTGTATCATCGGCACATCGCGATGCCTCTTTTGAGGCCTGCCGCTTTTTAATCGATGAGTTGAAAAAGACAGTACCTATTTGGAAAAAGGAATTTTACGAAGATAATAGTGTTTGGGTAAACGCCCATCCTTAA
- the moaD gene encoding molybdopterin converting factor subunit 1, giving the protein MKVLLFGITREITGQSRLTIPADAGIGTVKALKNWLAQQYPAMQGLTSLAVAVNSEYASDEDLINPDQEIALIPPVSGG; this is encoded by the coding sequence ATGAAAGTATTGCTTTTTGGGATAACCCGCGAAATTACAGGACAGAGCAGGCTTACTATTCCTGCCGATGCCGGTATTGGTACGGTAAAGGCCTTAAAGAATTGGTTAGCGCAGCAATACCCGGCCATGCAGGGCCTAACTTCACTGGCCGTAGCGGTAAACAGTGAGTATGCCAGCGATGAAGATTTAATAAACCCCGACCAGGAAATTGCATTAATTCCGCCGGTTAGCGGCGGATAA
- a CDS encoding ATP-binding cassette domain-containing protein yields MIRIDIRKKLHMAGGNGELVINTNLAQGSFTAVFGPSGAGKTSLLRILAGLMQPEEGYIEVNGEVWLDTVRKVNLPPQKRNVGFLFQDYALFPNMTVRENLLYALPDAGDKLQVNSLLLTLNMQALADKRPELLSGGQKQRVALARALLRRPQLLLLDEPLSALDHSTRIALQDELKIVHHKYGVTTLLVSHDVPEVYKLAENVISLDAGSIQQIGSPAQVFGLQQYTNGLMVIGEVIGVNNGIIQVLTGHAVIQLSETEQTAGLSIGTRVSIHAADLSLQKLL; encoded by the coding sequence ATGATTAGAATCGATATCCGTAAAAAACTTCACATGGCTGGCGGGAATGGTGAATTGGTAATAAATACAAACCTGGCCCAAGGTTCTTTTACCGCGGTTTTCGGGCCGTCGGGCGCCGGCAAGACCTCTCTTTTACGGATACTTGCAGGACTAATGCAGCCGGAAGAAGGCTACATAGAAGTGAATGGAGAAGTTTGGCTGGATACAGTACGTAAAGTTAATCTTCCCCCGCAAAAACGGAATGTTGGTTTTCTTTTTCAGGATTATGCGCTTTTTCCGAACATGACAGTGCGCGAAAACTTGCTGTATGCCTTACCGGATGCAGGAGACAAGCTACAGGTGAACTCATTACTGCTTACCCTGAATATGCAGGCGCTGGCCGATAAAAGACCGGAGTTACTATCAGGTGGGCAGAAGCAACGCGTGGCGCTGGCCCGGGCCCTATTACGCAGGCCGCAACTGCTGTTGCTGGATGAACCGCTCTCGGCACTTGACCATAGCACCCGTATAGCTTTACAGGATGAGTTGAAAATAGTGCATCATAAATATGGCGTCACTACGTTGCTGGTAAGCCACGATGTACCCGAGGTTTACAAACTGGCTGAGAACGTTATTAGTTTGGATGCAGGCAGCATACAACAAATTGGCAGTCCGGCACAGGTATTCGGCTTACAGCAGTATACTAACGGGCTAATGGTTATAGGGGAAGTTATTGGAGTGAATAATGGTATCATACAGGTACTAACCGGTCATGCTGTAATTCAGCTGAGTGAAACTGAACAAACAGCAGGTTTAAGCATCGGCACCCGGGTAAGTATACATGCAGCTGACTTATCTTTACAAAAGCTTTTGTAA
- the modB gene encoding molybdate ABC transporter permease subunit, with the protein MDYQPLWLTLKLAMVTTVCLLAIGIPLAALLAKSKSPLKAVAEAIVGLPLVLPPSVLGFYLLLAFSPNSGLGKFLEWVFNVRLVFSFPGLVIGSIIYSLPFMVHPVQAGLEALPPSLREASQTLGKSNWQTFVHVLLPNIKPALLTGTILTFAHTIGEFGLVLMIGGNIPGVTRVASIAIYTEVEALNFKAAHVYAGIILVVAFIILLSVYLINKRLARKGLPV; encoded by the coding sequence ATGGATTATCAACCTTTATGGCTTACCCTAAAACTGGCAATGGTAACAACCGTTTGCTTGCTGGCCATAGGTATACCATTGGCGGCTTTGCTGGCCAAAAGTAAATCACCCTTAAAGGCCGTTGCCGAAGCTATTGTTGGCTTGCCACTGGTATTGCCGCCCTCTGTTTTAGGCTTTTACCTTTTACTGGCCTTTAGTCCTAACAGTGGCTTGGGTAAGTTTCTCGAATGGGTGTTCAATGTACGATTAGTTTTTTCATTCCCCGGGTTGGTTATCGGGTCCATTATTTACAGTTTGCCATTTATGGTGCACCCTGTACAAGCGGGACTGGAGGCCTTACCTCCCAGTTTGCGTGAAGCTTCGCAAACATTGGGTAAATCCAATTGGCAAACGTTTGTACATGTACTGCTGCCTAATATTAAGCCGGCCTTATTAACCGGCACCATACTCACTTTTGCACATACTATAGGCGAGTTTGGCTTGGTGCTGATGATAGGCGGCAATATACCGGGGGTTACACGGGTTGCCAGTATTGCAATTTACACAGAGGTTGAAGCTTTAAACTTTAAGGCGGCGCATGTTTATGCCGGTATCATACTGGTTGTAGCCTTCATTATTCTGCTCTCAGTTTATCTCATTAACAAGCGACTTGCCAGAAAGGGTTTGCCGGTATGA
- the modA gene encoding molybdate ABC transporter substrate-binding protein gives MKRQWIFILALLMIMPFAATAQKLRIAVAANAQFVAGVLAKAFKQQTGVTAELIVGSSGKLTAQIEQRAPFDAFLSADMKYPQELFDKGFTTGKPKVYAYGALVVWSKQPLKAGLASLKENEFRKVAIANPALAPYGEAALQALKKLKLADDLQPKIVYGESVAQVNQYLLTGAVDAAFTAKSIVFEPAQKSIGTWTEVSSKLYRPIAQGVVIIKPAAGKNSKYAQAFYNFLFSAKAKQIFKQYGYR, from the coding sequence ATGAAAAGGCAATGGATTTTTATTCTTGCTTTATTGATGATAATGCCGTTTGCCGCAACAGCGCAAAAGCTGCGCATTGCAGTAGCTGCTAATGCACAGTTTGTAGCCGGTGTGCTGGCCAAAGCCTTTAAGCAGCAAACCGGTGTTACAGCCGAACTTATAGTTGGTTCATCCGGAAAGTTAACCGCCCAAATTGAGCAAAGGGCGCCTTTTGACGCGTTCTTGTCGGCCGATATGAAATACCCCCAGGAATTATTTGATAAAGGGTTTACTACAGGCAAGCCCAAGGTGTATGCCTATGGCGCTTTAGTAGTATGGAGCAAACAGCCGTTAAAAGCCGGTTTGGCATCGCTAAAAGAAAATGAGTTTCGCAAAGTAGCCATTGCTAATCCCGCGCTGGCGCCTTACGGCGAGGCAGCCCTGCAGGCGCTCAAAAAGCTAAAACTGGCTGATGATCTGCAACCTAAAATAGTGTATGGCGAAAGCGTTGCCCAGGTAAATCAATACTTGCTTACCGGTGCTGTTGATGCCGCTTTTACGGCCAAGTCGATAGTGTTTGAGCCGGCACAGAAAAGTATAGGGACGTGGACTGAAGTAAGTAGCAAACTATACAGGCCCATTGCACAGGGCGTGGTTATCATAAAGCCGGCAGCCGGAAAGAATAGCAAGTATGCACAGGCGTTTTATAATTTTCTGTTCAGTGCAAAAGCTAAACAAATTTTCAAGCAATATGGCTACAGGTAG